Proteins encoded in a region of the Methanobrevibacter millerae genome:
- a CDS encoding elongation factor EF-2, producing the protein MSRRDKMIAKIKELMYEPDQIRNIGICAHIDHGKTTLSDNLLAGAGMISEELAGDQRFLDFDEQEQARGITIDAANVSMVHDYKENEYLINLIDTPGHVDFGGDVTRAMRAVDGAVVVVCAVEGIMPQTETVFRQALKENVKPVLFINKVDRLINELKLEPEELQNRFLKIFMEANKLIKNMAPEDKKEEWKLDFTDGSVAFGSAYHNWAINVPTMQETGINFKDIIDYCNADNEKELAQKVPLSDVLLGMVVEHLPSPKEAQVYRVPNIWDGDIESPAGQCMVETSPDGPLAVMVTNVSVDKHAGEIATGRVYGGAIEKGTEVYLVGSHGKSRVQQVGVYFGPERVNTDRVPAGNIVYVAGAKGAIAGETLCSPEDKIKEFEGLEHISEPVVTVAVEAKNTKDLPKLIEVLRQVGKEDPTVKIDINEETGEHLVSGMGELHLEVIGYRIGEKGVDITTSEPIVVYRETVRKLSPQVEGKSPNKHNRFYITVEPLEPAIYDAIQDGDIKEGRVKGKEAANDFMEYGLDKEEARRVWSVHNRSLFLNMTRGIQYLDEVKELLLEGFESTLESGPLGEEISMGLKFKLHDAKLHEDAVHRGPAQVLPAIRNAILGAMTLAEPALLEPMQKVVIDTPNDYMGACTREIQNRRGQIVDMGQEGDMARIESKVPVAEMFGFAGDIRSAAEGRCLWSTEIAGFEPLPREMQNQIVREIRQRKGLSPEPFPTSHYLGDI; encoded by the coding sequence TTGAGTAGAAGAGACAAAATGATTGCAAAAATCAAAGAATTAATGTATGAACCTGACCAAATCAGAAATATCGGTATCTGTGCTCACATCGATCACGGTAAAACCACTTTATCTGATAACCTCTTAGCAGGTGCAGGTATGATTTCTGAAGAACTTGCTGGTGACCAAAGATTCTTAGATTTTGATGAGCAAGAACAAGCTCGTGGTATTACTATTGATGCAGCAAACGTATCTATGGTACACGATTATAAAGAAAATGAATACTTAATTAACTTAATTGATACTCCAGGTCACGTTGACTTTGGTGGGGATGTAACTCGTGCTATGAGAGCTGTGGATGGTGCAGTAGTTGTTGTTTGTGCTGTAGAAGGTATCATGCCTCAAACAGAAACTGTATTCAGACAAGCTTTAAAAGAAAACGTAAAACCTGTTTTATTCATTAACAAAGTTGACAGATTAATCAACGAGTTAAAATTAGAACCTGAAGAATTACAAAACAGATTCTTGAAAATCTTCATGGAAGCTAACAAGTTAATCAAAAACATGGCTCCTGAAGATAAAAAAGAAGAATGGAAATTAGACTTCACTGACGGTAGTGTAGCTTTCGGTTCAGCATACCACAACTGGGCTATCAATGTTCCAACCATGCAAGAAACTGGAATCAACTTTAAAGATATTATTGATTACTGTAATGCTGATAATGAAAAAGAATTAGCTCAAAAAGTACCTTTATCCGACGTATTATTAGGTATGGTAGTAGAACACTTACCTTCTCCTAAAGAAGCTCAAGTTTACAGAGTACCTAACATATGGGATGGAGACATCGAATCTCCTGCTGGTCAATGTATGGTAGAAACTTCTCCTGACGGACCTTTAGCTGTAATGGTTACCAATGTATCTGTAGATAAGCACGCTGGTGAAATCGCAACAGGTAGGGTTTATGGAGGAGCTATTGAAAAAGGTACAGAAGTATATCTCGTTGGTTCTCACGGTAAATCCAGAGTACAACAAGTAGGTGTATACTTCGGTCCTGAAAGAGTTAACACCGATAGAGTACCTGCAGGTAACATTGTATATGTTGCTGGTGCAAAAGGTGCAATCGCTGGGGAAACTCTCTGTTCACCTGAAGACAAAATTAAAGAGTTTGAAGGTTTAGAACACATTTCAGAACCTGTAGTTACTGTTGCTGTAGAAGCTAAAAATACTAAAGACTTACCAAAACTTATTGAAGTATTAAGACAAGTTGGTAAAGAAGATCCTACTGTTAAAATTGATATTAATGAAGAAACTGGTGAACACTTAGTGTCTGGTATGGGTGAACTTCACTTAGAAGTTATCGGATACAGAATTGGAGAAAAAGGTGTAGATATCACTACTTCCGAACCTATTGTTGTATACAGAGAAACTGTAAGAAAATTATCTCCACAAGTTGAAGGTAAATCTCCAAACAAACATAACAGATTCTACATAACTGTCGAACCTTTAGAACCAGCTATTTACGACGCTATCCAAGATGGTGACATAAAAGAAGGTAGAGTTAAAGGTAAAGAAGCAGCTAATGACTTCATGGAATACGGATTAGATAAAGAAGAAGCTAGAAGAGTCTGGTCTGTCCACAACAGAAGCTTATTCCTTAACATGACTCGTGGTATTCAATACTTGGATGAAGTTAAAGAATTGTTACTCGAAGGATTTGAATCCACTTTGGAAAGTGGTCCATTAGGTGAAGAAATCTCCATGGGATTAAAATTCAAACTCCACGATGCAAAACTTCACGAAGACGCAGTTCACAGAGGACCTGCACAAGTATTACCTGCAATCAGAAACGCAATTTTAGGTGCTATGACTCTTGCAGAACCTGCTTTACTTGAACCTATGCAAAAAGTAGTTATTGACACTCCTAATGATTACATGGGAGCATGTACCCGTGAAATCCAAAACAGAAGAGGTCAAATTGTTGACATGGGTCAAGAAGGAGACATGGCAAGAATCGAATCCAAAGTTCCTGTAGCAGAAATGTTCGGTTTTGCTGGTGACATCAGATCCGCAGCAGAAGGTAGATGTTTATGGTCTACTGAAATTGCAGGATTTGAACCACTCCCACGTGAAATGCAAAACCAAATTGTGAGAGAAATCAGACAAAGAAAAGGTTTATCTCCAGAACCGTTCCCTACAAGTCACTACTTAGGAGACATATAA
- a CDS encoding 30S ribosomal protein S7, whose amino-acid sequence MSKLFDKWDLDEVKVEDLGLIKYICLDETLVPHTSGRHVKRQFAKSKVSIVERLMNKVMRTHLNSGKKNKAYNIVKEALEIINKRTKKNPVQVLVTAVENTAPREETTRIKYGGIGYQVAVDISPQRRVDLSLGFLTRGTLQSSFKNKKSVAECLADELILASEEDSRSFALQKAEEKERVAKAAH is encoded by the coding sequence ATGAGTAAATTATTTGATAAATGGGATCTCGATGAAGTAAAAGTTGAGGACTTAGGTTTAATTAAATACATTTGTTTGGATGAAACTCTTGTACCTCACACTTCAGGTAGACATGTAAAAAGACAATTCGCAAAATCAAAAGTATCTATTGTTGAAAGATTAATGAACAAAGTTATGAGAACCCACCTCAACTCAGGTAAGAAAAATAAAGCTTATAACATTGTAAAAGAAGCATTAGAAATTATCAACAAAAGAACTAAAAAGAATCCTGTTCAAGTTTTAGTTACTGCAGTTGAAAATACTGCACCTCGTGAAGAAACTACCCGTATCAAATACGGTGGTATCGGATACCAAGTGGCTGTGGATATTTCTCCACAAAGAAGAGTTGACTTATCCCTTGGTTTCTTGACTAGAGGTACTTTACAATCATCATTCAAAAACAAAAAATCTGTTGCTGAATGTTTGGCTGATGAATTAATTCTTGCTTCTGAAGAAGATTCAAGAAGTTTTGCTTTACAAAAAGCTGAAGAGAAAGAAAGAGTTGCTAAAGCAGCACACTAA
- a CDS encoding 30S ribosomal protein S12 yields the protein MPGLFAAKKLKKNRQNFKWKDVDYKRKALRLDVKADPLEGAPQARGIVIEKVGIEAKQPNSAIRKCVRVQLIKNGKQLTAFAPGDGAIGFIDEHDEVMIEGIGGPSGRSMGDIPGVRWKVSKVNNVALSEMVSGKIEKPVR from the coding sequence ATGCCAGGACTTTTTGCTGCAAAAAAACTTAAAAAAAATAGACAAAATTTTAAGTGGAAAGATGTGGATTACAAAAGGAAAGCTTTAAGATTAGACGTTAAAGCAGACCCTCTTGAAGGAGCTCCTCAAGCTAGAGGTATTGTAATCGAAAAAGTAGGGATAGAAGCAAAACAACCTAACTCTGCTATTCGTAAATGTGTACGTGTTCAATTAATTAAAAACGGTAAACAATTAACTGCTTTCGCACCAGGTGACGGAGCTATTGGTTTTATCGATGAGCACGATGAAGTTATGATTGAAGGAATTGGAGGACCATCCGGAAGATCCATGGGAGATATTCCTGGAGTTCGTTGGAAAGTGTCCAAAGTTAACAATGTAGCTTTATCTGAAATGGTAAGTGGAAAAATTGAAAAACCTGTAAGATAA
- a CDS encoding NusA-like transcription termination signal-binding factor, whose product MSIKFGANEIRFIALFENMTGAMVKDCIIDDDNNKVTFVVKQGDMGLAIGKRGSTVSKVQRAVDRGVEVIELNEDPAQFIRNVLSPAELQSVKISTRKSGEKIATVATDNTNKRIAIGKNGINIERAKLLANRLHNIDNIILK is encoded by the coding sequence GTGTCTATTAAATTCGGTGCAAATGAAATAAGATTCATTGCTCTGTTTGAAAATATGACTGGAGCAATGGTTAAGGATTGCATTATCGATGATGATAACAATAAGGTTACTTTCGTTGTTAAGCAAGGAGATATGGGATTAGCTATAGGCAAACGTGGAAGTACCGTATCAAAAGTTCAAAGGGCAGTAGATAGAGGAGTTGAAGTCATTGAATTAAATGAAGATCCGGCTCAATTTATTAGAAATGTTTTATCTCCGGCAGAATTACAAAGTGTAAAAATTTCAACTAGAAAATCTGGAGAAAAAATTGCTACTGTTGCAACAGATAATACTAATAAGCGTATTGCTATTGGTAAAAATGGTATTAACATTGAAAGAGCTAAATTATTAGCTAATAGACTTCATAATATTGACAATATTATTTTAAAATAG
- a CDS encoding 50S ribosomal protein L30e: protein MMDVDRGIRVAVDTGDVTLGSEKSIQSLKLGKGQLVVVAQNAPKDIIEDVEYYARLSEIPCHIYDGTSVDLGSVCGKPFTVATLIVNDPGDSTILDDLR from the coding sequence ATGATGGACGTAGATAGAGGAATCAGGGTAGCTGTTGATACAGGTGATGTAACTTTAGGCTCTGAAAAATCAATTCAATCTTTAAAATTAGGAAAAGGACAACTTGTTGTTGTTGCTCAAAATGCTCCTAAAGACATTATTGAAGATGTTGAATATTATGCAAGACTCTCAGAAATTCCTTGTCACATTTATGATGGAACAAGTGTTGATTTAGGTTCTGTTTGTGGTAAACCTTTTACCGTTGCTACATTAATCGTTAACGATCCAGGAGATTCTACTATATTAGACGATTTGAGGTAG
- the rpoA2 gene encoding DNA-directed RNA polymerase subunit A'', translating into MDVTDEVFEEIIAKLKNINLICNLLNQFNMDFVEFSQTLEENDIELLDYYYIKNIFSKFNTNQLSEEDLDSVIGQISVIDKVLNVLFDKGIEFPKGYVEDLANAYTRRDLTDDELDKLVDKLKTAYDRAHVEAGEAVGTVAAQSVGEPGTQMTMRTFHYAGVTELNVTLGLPRLIEIVDARKDIATPTMDIYFEEDKRYDEEFVKTLANKIGKSTINDILDDFNLNYAEMQVEATLSDKKIDERRLVKEDIIQKIEADFKKEKPEINGNLIIIKPKQDGDDRHRIRNLRLLADKVRDLQISGVKKIGKVIIRKDEEWVIHTEGSNLKEILSFDGIDARRTTTNSIREIEDVLGIEAARQSIINEANNTLSEQGLTVDVRHIMLVADIMTSEGEVKSIGRHGISGEKSSVLARAAFEETGKHLLNASIRGEVDDLTGIIENIIIGQPIPLGTGSIGVKMAKNE; encoded by the coding sequence ATAGATGTTACTGATGAAGTATTTGAAGAAATAATCGCTAAATTAAAAAATATTAATTTAATTTGTAATTTATTAAATCAATTTAATATGGATTTTGTTGAATTTTCACAAACTTTAGAGGAAAATGATATTGAATTGTTGGATTATTATTATATTAAAAATATTTTCAGCAAATTCAATACTAACCAACTTTCCGAAGAAGATTTGGACTCTGTCATTGGCCAAATATCTGTCATCGATAAAGTTTTAAATGTGCTATTCGATAAAGGTATTGAATTCCCTAAAGGTTATGTTGAAGATTTAGCAAATGCTTATACTCGTCGTGATTTAACTGATGATGAATTAGATAAACTTGTTGACAAGCTAAAAACTGCCTATGACCGAGCTCATGTTGAAGCTGGAGAGGCTGTTGGAACAGTAGCTGCACAATCTGTTGGTGAACCGGGTACTCAGATGACTATGCGTACTTTTCACTATGCAGGGGTTACTGAATTAAACGTAACATTAGGTCTTCCGAGACTTATTGAGATTGTTGATGCAAGAAAAGACATTGCAACTCCAACAATGGATATTTACTTTGAGGAAGACAAACGTTATGATGAAGAATTTGTTAAGACTTTAGCAAATAAAATTGGAAAAAGTACTATTAACGATATTCTTGATGATTTTAACTTAAATTATGCTGAAATGCAAGTTGAAGCTACATTGTCAGATAAAAAAATAGATGAAAGAAGACTTGTCAAAGAGGATATTATTCAAAAAATCGAAGCTGACTTTAAAAAAGAGAAACCAGAAATCAATGGTAATCTCATAATAATCAAGCCTAAGCAGGATGGGGATGACAGACACAGAATCCGTAATCTCCGTTTGTTAGCAGATAAAGTTCGTGATTTACAAATCAGTGGTGTCAAAAAAATTGGTAAAGTCATTATTCGTAAAGATGAAGAATGGGTTATTCACACTGAAGGATCCAATCTTAAAGAAATTTTATCTTTTGATGGAATTGATGCTAGGAGAACTACAACTAACAGTATTCGTGAAATCGAAGATGTTTTAGGTATTGAAGCAGCTCGTCAATCAATTATTAATGAGGCTAATAATACTCTCTCAGAACAAGGGCTTACTGTTGATGTAAGACATATTATGTTAGTTGCAGATATCATGACTTCCGAGGGTGAAGTAAAATCTATTGGTAGACATGGTATTAGTGGTGAAAAATCAAGTGTTTTAGCACGTGCAGCTTTTGAAGAAACTGGTAAACATTTACTTAACGCAAGTATTCGTGGTGAAGTAGATGATTTAACCGGTATCATCGAAAATATTATTATTGGACAACCAATACCTCTTGGTACCGGATCAATCGGTGTCAAAATGGCAAAAAATGAATAG
- a CDS encoding DNA-directed RNA polymerase subunit A', which yields MSPEDIRKMSVVRVETPDTYDSDGYPIENGLMDPRLGVLDPSLRCHTCGVRGGDCQGHFGSIELARPVLHVGFGDIIHKILRSTCNHCGRVLLPEDVLDDYREKLADAVNHKENLEDILKKIQNEAKKVEMNENKQNDLVDKIMSEIYPEKDDEYDDADRQDILLNILNQLYAEAYMERDETEEKHSFKYIDPKQLCPHCRKNQSLEDIEASYDIIETKNTADIESIKENIRANIDDEYTKKIEKIDKKLAEDISSEEVEKLEEERAKLVEEQELKSDKKFSNEFKRRIRDYIKAYIQDLVQESIVLDKPTTISQGEYKLTASEIRERLERINDEDIYVLGINPEVARPEWLVLTVLPVPPVTVRPSITLDTGERSEDDLTHKLVDILRINQRLVENMEAGAPQLIVEDLWDLLQYHVTTYFDNEASGVPPSKHRSGRPLKTLTQRLKGKEGRFRSNLSGKRVNFSARTVISPDPNISINEVGVPEMIAKEVTVPAYVNDWNIDEIKTYIENGPDVHPGANYMITESGNRRKINEDTKEFILENLKPGDIVERHLKDGDMVLFNRQPSLHRMSMMAHEVRVLPYKTFRLNLCVCPPYNADFDGDEMNMHVFQTDESRAEAKSLMRVQEHILSPRFGGPIIGAIHDHISGAYLLTRKTMKFTEEQALQIVRKSHLPIPQNDGEKWILKAESQESPEIEREIAKKTKNVRGTKADKEVYLNTLDLTEDEIAKRLKANKWDDEEKETIKNIAKKRIADEIAAKYSSDAEDNSDSLIIKNNGDEWTGKELFSLLLPNNLNLTYKAEICTKCGQCDKILREAPDPSVVDYDKLCPIDAYVMIENGILKHGVIDEKAYGSMSGQILDKIVKEYGPGRAKEFLDRSTDLAICGIMVTGITTSLNDEEIPEEAQARINEHLQKSEEKVDRLIDAYNEGILDALPGRSLEETLEMRIMQVLGEARDKSGEIAEDYLTMEHNHSVVMARTGARASMLNLTQITSCVGQQAVRGGRIHRGYIERTLPHFKRNELGAKAKGFVHSSYKSGLDPIEFFFHAMGGREGLVDTAIRTAQSGYMQRRLVNALQDLQVKPSGLVTDNQSNVVQRIFGDDGVDPAKSDFGIAANLDKLIEEIKLEEKSNEISQVGK from the coding sequence ATGTCTCCAGAAGATATTCGTAAAATGTCTGTTGTTCGTGTAGAAACTCCAGATACTTATGACTCTGATGGTTATCCAATTGAAAATGGTTTAATGGATCCTCGTTTAGGTGTTTTAGATCCTTCTTTAAGATGTCACACTTGTGGTGTCAGAGGTGGGGATTGTCAAGGACACTTTGGTAGTATTGAACTTGCAAGACCTGTTCTTCATGTTGGTTTTGGAGATATTATTCACAAGATTTTACGTTCTACTTGTAATCACTGTGGTCGTGTTCTCTTGCCTGAGGATGTTTTAGATGACTACAGGGAAAAACTTGCTGATGCAGTAAATCATAAAGAAAACTTGGAGGATATCTTAAAAAAGATTCAAAATGAAGCTAAAAAAGTTGAAATGAATGAAAACAAACAAAATGATCTTGTTGATAAAATCATGAGTGAAATCTATCCTGAAAAGGATGATGAGTATGATGATGCAGATAGACAGGATATTTTGTTGAATATTTTGAACCAACTTTATGCTGAAGCATATATGGAAAGGGATGAAACTGAAGAGAAACATTCATTCAAGTACATCGACCCAAAACAGCTTTGTCCTCATTGTAGGAAAAACCAATCTTTGGAAGATATCGAAGCAAGCTATGATATAATCGAAACAAAAAATACTGCGGATATTGAATCCATCAAAGAAAATATCCGTGCAAATATCGATGACGAATACACTAAAAAAATAGAAAAAATCGATAAAAAACTTGCTGAAGATATTAGCAGTGAAGAAGTTGAAAAATTAGAAGAAGAAAGGGCTAAATTAGTTGAAGAACAAGAATTAAAATCTGATAAGAAATTCAGCAACGAATTTAAAAGACGTATCAGAGATTATATCAAAGCATATATTCAAGATCTTGTTCAGGAATCCATTGTTTTGGATAAGCCTACTACTATCAGCCAAGGTGAATATAAGTTAACCGCTTCTGAAATCAGGGAAAGGCTCGAAAGAATCAATGATGAAGATATATATGTATTAGGTATCAATCCTGAAGTTGCTAGACCTGAATGGTTAGTTTTAACTGTTTTACCTGTTCCTCCAGTAACTGTTAGACCTTCTATTACTTTGGATACTGGTGAACGTTCAGAAGATGACTTGACTCACAAGCTTGTAGATATTTTACGTATTAATCAAAGATTAGTTGAAAATATGGAAGCGGGTGCTCCACAATTAATTGTTGAAGATTTATGGGATTTATTACAATATCATGTTACCACTTACTTTGATAATGAGGCTAGTGGTGTTCCACCATCCAAACATAGGTCAGGCAGACCATTAAAAACCTTAACTCAAAGGTTAAAAGGAAAAGAAGGAAGATTCAGATCAAACCTTTCTGGTAAACGTGTAAACTTTTCAGCACGTACTGTAATTTCTCCTGATCCAAATATCAGTATTAATGAAGTTGGTGTTCCTGAAATGATTGCAAAAGAGGTAACCGTACCTGCTTATGTAAATGACTGGAACATCGATGAAATCAAAACATATATTGAAAACGGTCCTGATGTACACCCTGGTGCTAATTATATGATTACCGAATCAGGAAACAGAAGGAAAATCAATGAGGATACAAAAGAATTTATCCTTGAGAATTTAAAACCTGGTGATATTGTAGAAAGACATTTGAAAGATGGAGATATGGTTTTATTCAATCGTCAACCTTCTCTTCACAGAATGAGTATGATGGCACACGAAGTAAGGGTATTGCCTTACAAAACTTTCAGGTTAAACTTATGTGTATGTCCTCCATACAATGCAGACTTCGATGGAGACGAAATGAACATGCACGTTTTCCAAACTGATGAATCCCGTGCAGAAGCAAAATCATTAATGCGTGTACAAGAGCACATTTTATCTCCAAGGTTCGGTGGACCAATTATCGGTGCAATTCACGACCACATTTCTGGAGCATATCTGTTAACAAGAAAAACAATGAAATTCACTGAAGAACAAGCATTGCAAATTGTTCGTAAATCACATTTACCAATACCTCAAAACGATGGGGAAAAATGGATTTTAAAAGCGGAATCTCAAGAAAGCCCGGAAATTGAAAGAGAAATTGCTAAAAAGACTAAAAATGTCCGTGGAACTAAAGCAGATAAGGAAGTTTATCTTAACACTTTAGATTTAACTGAAGATGAAATAGCTAAACGTCTCAAAGCAAACAAATGGGATGATGAAGAAAAAGAAACCATTAAAAACATTGCAAAGAAACGTATTGCTGATGAAATCGCTGCTAAATATTCATCAGATGCTGAAGATAACTCTGATTCACTTATAATTAAAAATAATGGTGATGAGTGGACTGGTAAAGAGTTATTCTCATTACTCTTACCAAATAACTTAAACTTAACTTATAAAGCTGAAATTTGTACTAAATGTGGTCAATGTGACAAAATTTTAAGAGAGGCACCTGACCCATCAGTTGTCGATTATGATAAATTATGTCCTATTGATGCTTATGTTATGATTGAAAATGGTATCTTAAAACATGGAGTAATCGATGAAAAAGCATATGGATCCATGTCTGGTCAAATTTTGGATAAAATAGTTAAAGAATATGGTCCTGGAAGAGCTAAAGAATTCTTAGACAGATCAACTGACTTAGCTATCTGTGGAATCATGGTAACTGGTATCACCACCAGTCTAAACGATGAAGAAATTCCTGAAGAAGCTCAAGCAAGGATTAATGAGCATTTACAAAAATCTGAAGAAAAAGTAGATAGATTAATTGATGCATATAATGAAGGTATTCTTGATGCTTTGCCGGGTAGAAGTTTAGAAGAAACTTTGGAAATGAGAATCATGCAAGTTCTCGGGGAAGCTAGGGATAAATCTGGTGAAATTGCAGAAGATTACTTGACTATGGAACACAATCACTCTGTTGTCATGGCACGTACCGGTGCTAGGGCATCCATGTTGAACTTGACTCAGATTACTTCCTGTGTAGGTCAACAGGCAGTTAGGGGTGGACGTATCCACAGGGGTTACATTGAAAGAACATTGCCTCACTTCAAAAGAAACGAATTAGGGGCAAAAGCGAAAGGATTTGTACATTCAAGTTATAAATCTGGACTTGACCCAATTGAATTCTTCTTCCACGCAATGGGGGGAAGAGAAGGTCTTGTAGATACTGCGATTCGTACAGCACAATCAGGTTATATGCAAAGAAGACTTGTAAACGCACTTCAAGACTTGCAGGTAAAACCATCCGGACTTGTAACTGATAATCAAAGTAATGTTGTTCAAAGAATCTTTGGTGACGATGGAGTAGATCCGGCTAAAAGTGACTTTGGTATAGCAGCAAACTTAGACAAACTCATTGAAGAGATTAAATTAGAAGAAAAATCTAATGAAATATCTCAGGTAGGTAAATAA